In one Polaribacter sp. ALD11 genomic region, the following are encoded:
- the gldA gene encoding gliding motility-associated ABC transporter ATP-binding subunit GldA: MSIKVTSVSKAYNSQKALHQVSFSADKGQIIGFLGPNGAGKSTMMKILTGFIKPTDGEVLVDEIDVLQNPLQAQKVIGYLPEHNPLYADMYVREYLQFHASIFKVDKSQIEICIEKVGLTSEAHKKINQLSKGYQQRVGLAAAILHNPKVLILDEPTTGLDPNQLVEIRELIKELGKDKTVLFSTHIMQEVEAVCDRVIIIKKGEILIDKKLGELKENNQQVIEVTFNYKIEEQFINKLPNVVSYKNNNDTTWYITFKSEEDMRSIVFDFAQENGLKILSLNAQNKNLETLFREVTI, translated from the coding sequence ATGTCTATAAAAGTAACATCCGTTTCTAAGGCTTATAACAGTCAGAAAGCATTACATCAGGTTTCTTTTTCTGCGGATAAAGGTCAAATTATTGGTTTTTTAGGTCCAAATGGTGCAGGAAAATCGACTATGATGAAAATTCTTACAGGTTTTATAAAACCAACTGATGGAGAAGTTCTTGTAGATGAGATAGATGTGTTACAAAACCCATTACAAGCACAAAAAGTAATTGGCTATTTGCCAGAACACAACCCTTTGTATGCAGATATGTATGTACGAGAATATTTGCAGTTTCATGCATCTATTTTTAAGGTTGATAAAAGCCAAATAGAAATTTGTATAGAAAAAGTAGGATTAACTTCTGAAGCACATAAGAAAATTAATCAGCTTTCTAAAGGATATCAACAAAGAGTTGGTTTGGCTGCAGCTATTTTACACAACCCAAAAGTATTAATCTTAGATGAGCCCACAACAGGTTTAGATCCTAATCAGTTGGTAGAGATTAGGGAATTAATAAAAGAATTAGGTAAAGACAAAACGGTGCTTTTTTCTACGCATATTATGCAAGAAGTAGAAGCCGTTTGCGATCGTGTGATCATCATTAAAAAAGGGGAGATTCTAATAGATAAAAAATTAGGAGAACTCAAAGAGAATAATCAACAAGTAATAGAAGTAACTTTCAACTATAAGATTGAAGAGCAATTTATAAATAAATTACCAAACGTAGTTTCTTATAAAAATAATAACGATACTACTTGGTATATCACTTTTAAAAGTGAAGAAGATATGCGATCAATAGTCTTTGATTTTGCTCAAGAAAATGGTCTAAAAATTTTGAGCTTAAATGCACAGAACAAAAATTTAGAAACGCTTTTTAGAGAGGTTACAATTTAG
- the dnaE gene encoding DNA polymerase III subunit alpha encodes MYLIFDTETTGLPKSWNAPITNTDNWPRCVQIAWQLHDEMGNVLEHNDFLIKPEGYNIPYDAERIHGISTELAEEQGISLDECLTLFNEVLSKTKFIVGQNLNFDLNIMGCEFHRLGVENKMTSLPILDTCTEKTAFMCQIPGGRGGKFKLPTLTELHNHLFGVGFGDAHNATADVEATTRCFLELIRLREFTKEQLDVADDYFKNFSEANPKPIQVIGLKHINLKKESDQIRQRLDKLKDTAETKSTSDGLAELENVQFSHLHNHTQYSVLQSTMQLGTIVAAAAKDNMPAVAMTDTANMMGSFHFVNAVLNHNKTAATPMKPIIGCEFNICEDHKNKSQKDNGYQVVLLAKNKKGYHNLAKMSSAAFVDGFYYVPRIDRALVEKYKEDIIVLTGNLYGEVPSKILNLGEKQAEDALLWWKEQFKDDLYIELMRHNQQDENIVNETLLKFSKKHDVKIIATNNTFYLEKKDANAHDILLCVKDGEKQATPIGKGRGYRYGLPNDEYYFKSTDEMKKLFADLPEAISNIQEIVDKVEIFTLARDVLLPAFDIPDKFKDIADEADKGKRGENNFLRHLTYVGAEKRYGEITDAIRERLDFELSVIEKTGYPGYFLIVEDFIREARRMDVAVGPGRGSAAGSVVAFCLWITNIDPIKYDLLFERFLNPERVSMPDIDIDFDDEGRGRVMDYVIDKYGANQVAQIITYGTMAAKSSIRDTARVLDLPLFEADRIAKLIPGIKLKNIFGNDAKSKGKVDGLRAEEKQLVEELRNMSFGNDLVSETINKATILEGSVRNTGIHACGVIITPGDITNYVPVALAKDSDMYVTQFDNSVVEDAGLLKMDFLGLKTLTLIKDTIKIVKARHDITLDPETFPLDDVKTYELFQKGETVGIFQYESPGMQKHMRSLKPTVFADLIAMNALYRPGPMEYIPSFINRKHGTEDIEYDLPAMEEYLAETYGITVYQEQVMLLSQKLADFTKGEADVLRKAMGKKQIAVLDKMKPKFVEQAAAKGHDPEKLEKIWKDWEAFASYAFNKSHSTCYAWIAYQTAYLKAHYPAEYMASVLSNNMKDIKAVSFFMEECKRMELPVFGPDLNESFLKFSVNKEGAVRFGMAAVKGVGAGAVRAIIEEREENGNYNSIFDLAKRVDLRSANKKSFDSLIKAGAFDSFADTHRAQYFSTDEKGLTFLERAMKFGSKFQENENSAQVSMFGEASTVQFPEPDIPECETWGTMELLQQEKEVIGIYISAHPLDDFKNEIKFCNASLKYFKADLAKFVNMNLAFAGIVTDVQHRVSKAGKGWAMFTVEDYGDSNEFRIFGEDYLRMQHFLVPNQFLFIRSTVQPGWTNKETGVAGEPRLKFTEMKLLHDIMDELCKKVTIQLPLNQIKEDTILNLESILKNTPGKQGLNFTVWDEQEKLEVSLPSRNTKIHITNELLATLDSQDIAYKLN; translated from the coding sequence ATGTACTTAATTTTTGATACAGAAACTACTGGTTTACCTAAAAGCTGGAATGCTCCTATTACTAATACAGACAATTGGCCAAGGTGTGTTCAGATTGCGTGGCAACTGCATGATGAGATGGGAAACGTGTTAGAACATAACGATTTTCTTATAAAACCAGAAGGTTATAATATTCCTTACGATGCAGAAAGAATTCACGGTATTTCTACTGAATTAGCAGAAGAACAAGGTATTTCTTTAGACGAATGTTTAACTTTATTTAATGAAGTATTAAGTAAAACGAAATTTATTGTTGGTCAGAATTTGAATTTCGACCTTAATATTATGGGATGTGAATTCCATAGATTAGGGGTAGAAAATAAAATGACTTCCCTTCCAATATTAGATACATGTACAGAAAAAACGGCATTCATGTGCCAGATTCCTGGAGGTCGTGGTGGAAAATTTAAACTACCAACTTTAACAGAATTACACAATCATTTATTTGGTGTTGGTTTTGGCGATGCCCACAATGCAACTGCAGATGTTGAGGCAACCACGCGTTGTTTTTTAGAGTTAATTCGTTTAAGAGAATTTACCAAAGAACAATTAGATGTAGCTGATGATTATTTTAAGAATTTCTCGGAAGCAAATCCGAAGCCAATTCAAGTAATTGGTTTAAAACACATCAACCTTAAAAAAGAAAGCGATCAAATTCGCCAACGATTAGATAAATTAAAAGATACTGCAGAGACCAAATCTACCTCAGATGGTTTAGCAGAGTTAGAAAACGTACAATTTTCACATTTACACAATCATACCCAGTACTCTGTTTTACAATCTACCATGCAACTTGGTACTATTGTAGCAGCAGCAGCTAAAGACAATATGCCTGCGGTTGCCATGACGGATACTGCAAATATGATGGGCTCTTTTCACTTTGTGAATGCTGTTTTAAATCATAATAAAACAGCAGCAACCCCAATGAAACCGATTATTGGTTGTGAGTTTAATATTTGTGAAGATCATAAAAACAAATCGCAAAAAGACAATGGATATCAGGTTGTTTTGTTGGCGAAAAATAAAAAAGGATATCACAATTTAGCAAAAATGTCTTCTGCTGCTTTTGTAGATGGTTTTTACTATGTTCCAAGAATTGATAGAGCACTCGTAGAAAAATACAAAGAAGATATTATTGTTTTAACGGGGAATTTGTATGGTGAAGTTCCTAGTAAAATTTTAAACCTCGGAGAAAAACAAGCAGAAGACGCTTTACTTTGGTGGAAAGAACAATTTAAAGACGATTTATATATTGAGTTGATGCGCCACAATCAACAAGATGAAAACATTGTGAATGAAACTTTACTGAAGTTTTCTAAAAAACACGATGTTAAAATTATTGCAACCAATAACACTTTTTACTTAGAGAAGAAAGATGCAAATGCACATGATATTTTATTGTGTGTAAAAGACGGCGAAAAGCAAGCGACTCCTATTGGTAAAGGACGTGGTTATAGATATGGTTTGCCAAATGACGAGTATTATTTCAAGTCTACAGACGAAATGAAAAAGTTATTTGCAGATTTACCAGAAGCAATTAGCAACATACAAGAAATTGTAGATAAAGTAGAGATATTCACCCTTGCAAGAGATGTTTTATTACCTGCTTTCGATATTCCAGATAAATTTAAAGATATTGCTGATGAAGCTGACAAAGGAAAACGTGGTGAAAATAACTTTCTAAGACACCTAACTTATGTTGGTGCAGAAAAGCGATATGGAGAAATAACAGATGCTATTAGAGAACGTTTAGATTTTGAATTGTCTGTTATTGAAAAAACAGGATATCCTGGTTATTTCTTAATTGTAGAAGATTTTATTAGAGAAGCAAGAAGAATGGATGTTGCTGTTGGACCTGGACGTGGTTCTGCCGCAGGTTCTGTTGTTGCATTTTGTTTATGGATAACCAATATAGATCCTATTAAATACGATTTACTTTTTGAGCGTTTCCTAAATCCAGAACGTGTTTCCATGCCCGATATCGATATCGATTTTGATGATGAGGGTCGAGGTAGAGTTATGGATTATGTAATTGATAAATACGGTGCAAACCAAGTTGCACAAATTATTACTTACGGTACCATGGCCGCAAAATCTTCTATTAGAGATACTGCCAGAGTTTTAGATTTACCGCTTTTTGAAGCAGATAGAATTGCTAAGTTAATACCAGGAATTAAACTGAAAAATATTTTTGGTAATGATGCAAAAAGTAAAGGCAAAGTTGATGGTTTACGTGCTGAAGAAAAGCAATTAGTAGAAGAACTAAGAAATATGTCTTTCGGAAATGACTTGGTTTCCGAAACCATAAACAAGGCTACCATTTTAGAAGGCTCTGTTAGAAACACGGGTATTCATGCCTGTGGTGTAATTATTACACCTGGAGATATTACCAATTATGTTCCTGTTGCTTTAGCTAAAGATTCCGACATGTATGTTACCCAATTTGATAACTCTGTCGTTGAAGACGCAGGTTTATTAAAGATGGATTTCTTGGGATTAAAAACGCTAACTCTAATTAAAGACACCATAAAAATTGTAAAAGCAAGACATGATATCACTTTAGACCCAGAAACCTTTCCTTTAGATGATGTAAAAACCTATGAATTATTTCAGAAAGGAGAAACTGTAGGTATTTTTCAATATGAATCTCCGGGAATGCAAAAACACATGCGCTCTTTAAAACCTACTGTTTTTGCTGATTTAATTGCCATGAATGCCCTGTACAGACCTGGACCAATGGAATACATTCCGTCTTTTATTAATAGAAAACACGGCACAGAAGATATTGAATATGATTTACCTGCCATGGAAGAATATTTGGCAGAGACCTACGGAATTACGGTTTACCAAGAGCAAGTAATGTTACTCTCACAAAAATTGGCAGATTTTACCAAAGGTGAAGCCGATGTTTTACGTAAAGCAATGGGTAAAAAACAAATTGCGGTATTAGATAAAATGAAACCAAAATTTGTAGAACAAGCTGCTGCAAAAGGGCATGATCCAGAAAAATTAGAGAAAATTTGGAAGGATTGGGAGGCTTTTGCGAGTTATGCCTTTAACAAATCTCACTCTACTTGTTATGCGTGGATTGCATATCAAACCGCTTATTTAAAAGCTCATTATCCTGCAGAGTATATGGCTTCTGTTCTTTCTAACAACATGAAAGACATAAAAGCTGTTTCCTTCTTTATGGAAGAGTGTAAACGAATGGAGTTACCCGTTTTTGGTCCTGATTTAAATGAATCTTTTTTAAAATTTTCTGTAAATAAAGAAGGTGCAGTTCGTTTTGGAATGGCAGCCGTAAAAGGTGTTGGTGCTGGAGCAGTTAGAGCAATCATTGAAGAAAGAGAAGAAAATGGAAACTATAATTCTATTTTTGATTTAGCAAAACGTGTAGATTTAAGATCTGCAAATAAAAAATCTTTTGATAGTTTAATAAAAGCAGGTGCTTTCGATTCTTTTGCAGATACGCATAGGGCACAATATTTTTCTACAGATGAAAAAGGTTTAACTTTTTTAGAACGTGCAATGAAATTCGGAAGTAAATTTCAAGAAAACGAAAATTCTGCACAAGTTTCTATGTTTGGTGAAGCTTCTACAGTTCAGTTTCCAGAACCAGATATTCCAGAATGTGAAACTTGGGGAACTATGGAGTTGTTACAACAAGAAAAGGAAGTCATCGGAATTTATATTTCTGCACATCCTTTAGATGATTTTAAGAATGAAATAAAATTTTGTAACGCTTCTTTAAAATATTTTAAAGCCGATTTAGCAAAATTTGTAAATATGAATTTAGCTTTTGCGGGTATTGTTACAGACGTGCAACACAGAGTTTCTAAAGCAGGAAAAGGTTGGGCAATGTTTACTGTTGAAGATTATGGAGATAGTAATGAATTTAGAATTTTTGGAGAAGATTACCTAAGAATGCAACATTTCTTGGTCCCCAATCAGTTTTTGTTTATACGTTCTACTGTACAACCTGGTTGGACCAATAAAGAAACAGGAGTTGCTGGTGAACCAAGATTAAAGTTTACAGAAATGAAATTATTACACGATATTATGGATGAGCTCTGTAAGAAAGTGACCATTCAACTTCCTTTAAATCAAATTAAGGAAGACACTATTTTAAATTTAGAATCCATATTAAAAAACACTCCTGGTAAGCAAGGTTTAAACTTTACTGTTTGGGATGAACAAGAAAAATTAGAAGTGAGTTTGCCTAGTAGAAATACAAAAATTCATATTACGAATGAGTTATTGGCCACTTTAGATAGTCAAGACATTGCTTATAAATTAAATTAA
- a CDS encoding helix-turn-helix domain-containing protein: MIFTTFLNIAIFQGIVLGIIILKSILFKSTSNKYLAYAIFTLSLLLLNFVFAITNIYNTIPFLIVIDNIEWTFVFPVYFFLFVINQVHHPIRQSKKIRLLFLPFLFSVFINVFNDLDKVFGIYKLPNSINKILEGLIFSQYYIFPIFIIGILSYIYPFIKFSNDAQEKKWITYLWASISILLLSFILTIFTGLIFQYDISYFMKFLALFATFIIHWTSYFGVFKYKLAKDKEDIRALLSKRMQPHHNDINIKLQKKTSLDKNESMTEENPYFKKLESLCQQQHIYRDNTINREKIAEMLGISAGYVSQLVNTITGQNFSNYINYYRIEAVKGMIFSSEFEKYNLLTIGLESGFTSKTTFYNAFKKATGMTPNEYRKIHIK; the protein is encoded by the coding sequence TTGATATTTACAACATTTCTAAACATTGCCATTTTTCAAGGAATAGTTTTAGGTATTATTATTTTAAAATCAATTTTATTTAAGAGCACTTCTAATAAATATTTAGCATACGCAATATTTACATTATCTCTTCTTTTGCTAAATTTTGTTTTTGCGATAACAAACATTTATAACACAATTCCTTTTCTTATTGTTATCGATAATATAGAATGGACTTTTGTTTTTCCTGTTTACTTTTTTTTATTTGTTATCAATCAAGTGCATCATCCTATAAGACAGTCAAAAAAGATTCGGTTACTATTTCTCCCTTTTCTTTTTTCTGTATTCATAAATGTTTTTAACGATTTGGATAAAGTTTTTGGTATTTATAAACTTCCAAATTCTATTAATAAAATATTAGAAGGTCTAATTTTTTCACAATACTATATATTTCCGATATTTATAATTGGAATTTTAAGTTATATATACCCTTTTATTAAGTTCTCTAATGATGCTCAAGAAAAAAAATGGATAACATATTTGTGGGCATCTATTTCTATTCTTTTACTCTCTTTTATTTTAACCATTTTTACAGGCTTAATATTTCAATACGACATTTCATATTTCATGAAATTCCTAGCTTTATTTGCAACTTTTATAATACACTGGACAAGTTATTTTGGTGTTTTTAAATATAAATTAGCAAAAGACAAAGAAGATATTAGAGCATTGTTAAGTAAACGAATGCAACCTCATCATAATGATATAAATATTAAACTTCAAAAAAAGACGTCTTTAGACAAAAATGAGTCTATGACAGAAGAAAACCCTTATTTTAAAAAACTTGAATCCCTTTGTCAGCAACAACATATTTATAGAGATAACACAATAAATAGAGAAAAAATTGCAGAAATGCTAGGTATAAGCGCAGGCTACGTGTCTCAATTAGTCAATACAATAACGGGGCAAAATTTTTCTAACTACATTAATTACTACCGTATAGAAGCTGTAAAAGGAATGATTTTTAGTTCTGAGTTTGAAAAATACAATCTTTTAACCATAGGATTAGAATCTGGTTTTACTTCTAAAACTACATTTTATAATGCTTTTAAAAAGGCAACGGGTATGACTCCAAATGAATATCGAAAAATTCATATAAAATAA
- a CDS encoding phosphatase PAP2 family protein, whose translation MHQLIKKIRLQNSFSEKISKFIKKIIVLKSRSYVSKWVYIMYTLFILTLLITVSLFEKEDIHLSLNKYHTPFLDFTFKYITYLGDGIMFAILIIYFFFISKKESLKYAISGVLTLIITTITKRLIFIKSARPVEYFGEENLHLIKGVKMAHWHSFPSGHAITVFIISALLITSIKNKKQQIFIVFCALLAGYSRVYLSQHFLIDIFAGSIIGVVLALLVNLIMNKINKK comes from the coding sequence ATGCATCAATTAATAAAAAAGATAAGATTACAGAATAGTTTTTCTGAAAAAATTTCAAAATTCATAAAAAAAATTATCGTTTTAAAAAGTAGGAGTTATGTGAGTAAATGGGTCTATATAATGTATACTCTTTTTATACTAACCCTATTAATAACTGTTAGTTTATTTGAAAAAGAAGATATTCATTTATCTTTAAATAAATATCATACTCCCTTCTTAGATTTCACCTTTAAATATATTACTTATTTAGGTGATGGGATTATGTTTGCTATTTTAATTATATATTTTTTCTTTATAAGCAAAAAAGAGTCTTTAAAATACGCTATTTCTGGTGTATTAACTTTAATAATAACTACAATAACAAAACGATTAATTTTTATAAAATCTGCAAGACCTGTTGAATATTTTGGTGAAGAAAATTTACATTTAATAAAAGGAGTTAAAATGGCACACTGGCACTCATTTCCTTCTGGACATGCTATAACTGTTTTTATTATAAGTGCACTATTAATTACCTCTATTAAAAATAAAAAACAACAAATATTTATCGTTTTTTGTGCTTTACTAGCTGGTTATTCTAGAGTATATTTATCTCAACATTTTTTAATAGATATTTTTGCTGGATCAATCATAGGAGTAGTTTTAGCTTTGTTAGTAAATCTAATTATGAATAAAATTAATAAAAAATAA
- a CDS encoding glycosyltransferase family 39 protein yields MDIYFYKYKIKVSTIALLIIITSTILRLIVAASVEFGNDEVYYWLYALHPDLSHFDHPSMVGFFIQFFTFNLYFDSEIWIRLAAIIPASFNMFLLYKIGVSLKDELAGLINILLYNISIYGLVISGTFILPDSPLLTFYLLSFFYFLKTLPLNPKDSNKSELGIAFLFAGLAIYSKYQGVFIILGVGLYVLFYNRSWLKEKLLYLFLLVPLIPILLILYWNYSNEFVSFSFHNNRVSLLSFSFNKTSFVREILGQITYNNPLTIFLIVAVLHAYYRNKWKIEKKVFQLFAVFVFPLIFTVIYLSLFRNTLPHWSGISYITLLPLLGWYVADQKKYIKTISYTCLGIFALLFFAKTIVNKGWLLPEDTNEKQALGSNDFTLDMYGWKQGGKKVASFFEKNPSLKDIPIVSNKWFPAAHIDYYIAKPMGKKVYAIGSLQDIHKYYWINKKQTPQSSKVLYITDSKNFKDPKKDELKKYIKQDFLTKIPIIREKKIVKYIFLYLLSNIDNSKKKNIIP; encoded by the coding sequence TTGGACATCTATTTTTATAAGTACAAAATAAAGGTTTCTACAATTGCTCTGTTAATAATTATAACCTCTACAATTTTAAGATTAATTGTAGCAGCAAGTGTAGAGTTTGGAAATGATGAAGTGTATTATTGGTTGTATGCATTGCACCCAGACCTCAGTCATTTTGATCATCCGTCAATGGTTGGTTTTTTTATTCAGTTTTTTACTTTTAATTTATATTTCGATTCTGAAATATGGATTCGATTAGCTGCTATTATTCCAGCAAGTTTTAACATGTTTCTTTTATATAAAATAGGTGTTTCATTAAAAGATGAATTAGCAGGGCTTATAAATATTTTATTGTACAATATTAGTATTTATGGTTTGGTAATATCGGGTACATTTATTTTACCAGATAGCCCATTATTAACTTTTTACCTATTGAGTTTTTTTTATTTTTTAAAAACGCTACCATTAAACCCTAAAGACTCAAATAAAAGTGAATTAGGTATTGCCTTTCTTTTTGCTGGTTTGGCGATATACTCAAAATACCAAGGGGTTTTTATAATATTAGGTGTTGGTTTGTATGTATTATTCTATAACAGAAGTTGGCTAAAAGAAAAGCTTTTATACCTTTTTTTACTAGTGCCTCTAATTCCCATTTTACTCATATTGTATTGGAATTATAGTAATGAATTTGTTAGCTTTTCTTTTCATAATAATAGAGTTTCATTATTAAGTTTTAGTTTTAATAAAACTTCTTTTGTAAGAGAAATTTTAGGACAAATAACATATAATAACCCATTAACTATTTTTTTAATAGTTGCAGTATTACATGCTTATTATAGAAATAAATGGAAAATAGAAAAAAAAGTTTTCCAATTGTTTGCTGTTTTTGTATTTCCTTTAATTTTTACAGTTATTTACTTATCTTTATTCAGAAACACACTACCTCATTGGTCTGGTATTTCTTACATAACATTACTCCCTTTATTAGGTTGGTATGTTGCTGACCAAAAAAAATACATCAAAACAATATCTTACACCTGTCTAGGTATATTTGCACTTCTGTTTTTTGCTAAGACAATTGTAAATAAAGGATGGCTATTGCCTGAAGACACAAACGAAAAACAAGCATTAGGAAGTAACGATTTTACCTTAGATATGTATGGATGGAAACAAGGAGGAAAAAAAGTAGCTTCTTTTTTTGAAAAAAATCCGTCATTAAAAGATATACCAATTGTATCTAATAAATGGTTTCCTGCAGCACATATAGATTATTATATAGCAAAACCAATGGGCAAAAAAGTCTATGCAATAGGTTCATTACAAGACATTCATAAATATTATTGGATCAATAAAAAACAAACACCACAAAGTTCTAAAGTACTCTATATTACTGACAGTAAAAACTTTAAAGACCCTAAAAAGGATGAACTAAAAAAATATATAAAACAAGATTTTTTAACAAAAATTCCAATTATAAGAGAAAAAAAAATAGTGAAATATATTTTTCTTTATTTATTATCTAATATTGATAATTCAAAAAAAAAAAACATAATTCCTTAA
- a CDS encoding D-arabinono-1,4-lactone oxidase: MKQNKNGVWVSWNENLTYNYKSLYKITTEKELQEVITNSEKVRFFGTKQSSADIASGVDTLIDITTYNKILSFNNVEHTVTVQSGVILGDLLEAVEAKGWCIPCLPDINTITIGGALATGTHGTSGKLLCEYMTKCSIVLADGSIKVITDKDELISAVRVSLGALGVFSEITFKCEPIYTLHIKERPESDDVWLPKIEERLKKHDFLRILWLPHTDKGYVITGDKIDPKTEITENLGPKYLRHRRTASKILYKYTHIFPWITAIANKLLYRGFFSSTKEHKGSLYQATVTKSRGSTLELAEWTIGLDVFPKVFEELKTEINKWSNKSFIHIPMDVRFVYKDKSWLSYAYGKDTVTMGCVSRNAATADTYEAFKSIEKIFLKYGGKPHWGKRFAAKDAELTKIYDKWEDFKLLRKELDPTNKFLNPYLTELFNEKQTTNGIT; encoded by the coding sequence ATGAAACAAAATAAAAATGGTGTTTGGGTAAGTTGGAATGAAAACCTTACATATAATTACAAATCACTTTACAAAATTACTACAGAAAAAGAATTACAAGAAGTTATAACTAATTCAGAAAAGGTTCGCTTTTTTGGAACAAAGCAATCCTCTGCAGATATAGCATCTGGAGTAGACACGCTAATTGACATTACTACATATAATAAAATTTTATCTTTTAATAACGTTGAACATACAGTAACCGTGCAATCTGGTGTAATCTTAGGTGATTTACTAGAAGCTGTAGAAGCTAAAGGTTGGTGCATTCCTTGTTTGCCAGACATTAACACCATTACTATTGGTGGTGCTCTAGCAACAGGAACGCATGGCACAAGTGGTAAGCTTCTTTGTGAATACATGACCAAATGTAGTATTGTACTTGCAGATGGTTCTATAAAAGTAATAACCGATAAAGACGAGTTAATAAGTGCTGTGAGAGTTTCTCTAGGTGCTTTAGGTGTATTTTCTGAAATCACTTTTAAATGTGAACCAATTTACACGTTACACATAAAAGAACGCCCTGAAAGTGATGATGTTTGGTTGCCTAAAATTGAAGAACGTTTAAAAAAACATGATTTTCTAAGAATCTTATGGCTTCCTCATACCGATAAAGGGTATGTAATTACTGGGGATAAAATTGATCCGAAAACAGAAATTACAGAAAATTTGGGGCCGAAGTATTTAAGACATAGAAGAACAGCTTCTAAAATTTTATATAAATACACACATATTTTTCCATGGATTACAGCAATTGCGAATAAACTTTTATATAGAGGTTTTTTCAGTTCTACAAAAGAACACAAAGGCTCTCTTTACCAAGCTACAGTTACTAAATCTAGGGGATCTACATTAGAATTAGCAGAATGGACGATTGGTTTAGATGTATTTCCTAAAGTTTTTGAAGAACTAAAAACTGAGATAAATAAATGGAGTAATAAATCGTTTATTCATATTCCTATGGATGTTCGCTTTGTATACAAAGACAAATCTTGGTTAAGTTATGCATATGGTAAAGATACCGTTACCATGGGATGTGTTTCTAGAAATGCTGCTACAGCAGACACCTATGAAGCTTTTAAAAGTATTGAGAAAATTTTCTTAAAATACGGAGGAAAACCTCACTGGGGGAAACGCTTTGCTGCCAAAGATGCTGAACTTACTAAAATCTACGATAAATGGGAAGATTTTAAACTTTTAAGAAAAGAATTAGACCCAACTAATAAATTTTTAAACCCGTATTTAACAGAGTTATTCAACGAAAAACAAACAACTAATGGTATTACCTAA
- a CDS encoding HAD family phosphatase: MVLPKGFLFDFDGVVVDSFESHYSAWTSAFKELFNKDIALFPKFHAGKSPMIIAEYFCSVISEEKRTEELFSLKDKHLDIYFTIPKLLPGVREFTTLLTKENIRYGIASNATKQFLKNSVHHLNLDFTTVFGVQDYLKPKPAPEAYILLAETLGFEENDFKDIWVFEDSLTGTKAAKSAGMIPIGITTQYSEEELKEAGSILVFPTLLEAYQYLTTK; encoded by the coding sequence ATGGTATTACCTAAAGGATTTTTATTTGATTTTGATGGCGTTGTTGTAGATAGTTTTGAAAGCCATTATTCGGCTTGGACTTCTGCTTTTAAAGAATTATTTAATAAAGACATTGCGCTATTTCCTAAATTTCATGCAGGAAAATCTCCTATGATTATTGCTGAATATTTTTGTAGTGTTATTAGTGAAGAAAAACGAACTGAAGAATTATTTTCTCTAAAGGATAAACATTTAGATATATACTTTACAATTCCTAAATTATTACCAGGAGTTAGGGAATTTACAACGCTTTTAACAAAAGAAAATATTCGGTACGGAATTGCAAGTAATGCAACTAAACAGTTTTTAAAAAATAGTGTTCATCACTTAAATTTAGATTTTACCACCGTTTTTGGAGTGCAAGATTACCTAAAACCAAAACCAGCACCAGAAGCATATATATTACTTGCAGAAACACTAGGTTTTGAAGAAAATGATTTTAAAGACATTTGGGTTTTTGAAGATAGCTTAACAGGTACAAAAGCAGCAAAATCTGCAGGAATGATTCCTATTGGAATTACAACACAATACTCTGAAGAAGAGCTAAAAGAAGCTGGAAGTATTTTAGTTTTCCCAACTTTGTTGGAAGCTTATCAATATTTAACTACTAAATAA